DNA from Nymphaea colorata isolate Beijing-Zhang1983 chromosome 4, ASM883128v2, whole genome shotgun sequence:
tagtgaagaggcaaatcgactagatataaacgAATGAGTCGcccctgcatcaaacaacactctagcaatatgagaaccaacaagcAAAGTACCTTCAATAAGGTCGTGGGCCTGCAGCTCCTCCACGGTAGTTGCATAGACACGTCTGATTGTCCTTTGTGCATTAGAAGATCTGGCCTCCTGCTTCTTCGACTCTTTTCCGGCCATGATGGggcaatctttgatgaagtgcCTCATCCCTCCATAGTGTAAACACGCCCCGGTTATCCGACAACATGGCTTTCTGGGGTGCACACGTGAACAAGTAGGGCACTTCGGTAGAGTCAGAGTAGTCACTGCCCCCTGTATGACGTCACTGCGGTTTGGCCTGCTCCGCCTGAATGTTCGATCAtcacgcctctcataaggcctagCCCTGCCTACAAAGTGGTGGTGCTTGACTGGCATACGTCCACCCTGTGTGTGTTGGGTAGTCTTCTTCTGATGGTCTTTCTGAGTCCTAGCCCAATCTTCTTTCATGTGTCTTGCCATagtgaccgcctcgtccaagtcgCGAGGTCTGCTTGACATAACTCTGCCTCATAGTCCATCATGCAACCCATGTACAAACTTGTCGGCTCTGGCCTCATCTGTGGTGTAGAGGTGcaggcaatacacctccaagtgtcgatacTTAGTAAcatattcctccaagctcaaatgatttttgttgcaattcaagaaactcttgcatcttcttgtttCGGGCATGAGCTGGGAAGTATGTGCTGAAGAACGAATCTCTGAACTGCTTCCAAGAGATAGACTGCTGGTTTGCAAACCCGATCTCACGGGTCGATTGCCACCATCTTTTGGCATCACCTTTAAGCATATACGAGCCATAGTTTACTTTGTCACCTTCTGGCACCTTTAGAACCTCAAAGAtacgttcaacctcttcaatctATTCTTCTGCCTTGTCTAGATTGCCATCTCCAGtaaagataggcggctgcatcgaCATAAAATGCTTGAATGACACCATCGTTGCTTTCTCCTTAGGTGGTGCGGTGGTGTCTCCTGTAGGAGATGCTTGGCTTCTCTGATTACCGACCATCGACTGTACTAGTACGGTCAGCGTCTGCAACGTTGTCAGCAATATAGCCTGCTGATCCACAAGTGGAGTCTGTCTcagtggggtttgagcacccccacCCATCTGGGCATACTGGTGCCCTGACGTACTGTCATCATGTGGGGTATGTGCATCAGAATGGCCCGGACTTGGCTCTCTTTGTGTCTCTGTAGACGGCCCATGTCGCTTCTTACCCCTTCGTTGgtactccatctgtacaaaTAAGAACTCTCATGCTTATTACAAAGTTTGAGACAACTCTTACAAGTCCCATTTGCAAAGATGCATCACAATCATCAAAACATCACTTcattatatacgtatatatatatatacatcttagtaaaattaaaacttcaaTAAAAGTGAACTCAAATAGCACGTACATAGGCAACACGGTTTCACAGATAGGCATTAACTCACAttcatagtggggtttgccctggctctgataccaaagttgtcacaccccaaccatTTTGACcctcaaaagaaattttttttttcttaacataaaacattgaggtgcgatgacacaacaattcaaaatgagatgagccaagaaattcaaaacaatgggacaagctttccattatataagaATTTCAATTCCTCTGTACACATGaccaaaaatgccccaaaatcacaacattgatgcctaacaaaaaccaggcatcaataaaaccaaaacaagacgtGCCAGCACGACATTTGACCCAAAACCTACCCAgcaggatgtgagtgaagccatctgatcaattTGCTGCCCCTgatccgccaaaacctgaaaaagaaaaacaactgaaggcttagccttcgcagtatggtaacaaaccaaaaaaatccCTAAACCTCTAGGTAAGGGGTCAGATATGATCTAATCACAAATAACATACAACTCTGCataacatatcattctcattctaatcatttacattagctttagtgaattgacagttgaTGTAGGTGCAATACaaaggcacgtgcacaccgcgggtggcctacagtcgggagacaacccccgtggtggcccgaatcgatatggatccattcacgctgcagcggtagagcactcatccatggatgtgtgaattccaaggagagatactcagtcttccctaggacacccaggttgggaaggcgggagcctaacactccaagcacaacacacaacagtaccctggggccttgcaccgcctgcgctccgaacgggcgagaccagtggcgaaagcgggacgtctcccaaacacattgccacaacccactggcctctcatctcttataatttcttatttaacatTATGAAAACACAATCACAAGATGATCaactagctcatgaggttggttcactcaACGAGTGCCCCATTCCTCCAAATGCCTCTACACGAGGGctacatatataattaacattcttagctagccgtcatagcAATACGGGTAtaactacccttcaattccattcatttgtatcatacCCAAGGCAAAGCATATGAAAAcattacaacattcacatcacttatcacatcaatcatatctttcaaaacttagtcaAACCACAGAGAGTTATCTCGATCCGTGATTAGCTCGTAGATGTcttatgcagttatcattctaggatgctttctaatgcacagtTGGGGTCGAttagacactcgactcgataccccaccttatctgtcctaagcagttatcaattctagcatgcacatgcaattacgtagtagttttcaaaacaaaacttatcacataaacattcaattctcatgtatacaatcattcaatcacatcatggtcataggatccaacgatcctcaAAACACACAGTCTAGTTGGCCCCAGGctgggatttgcctggaatgccaccatacctgtcGCACGTCGCCAAGATATCCAAAATACCTCAAGCTACAACCTAGTCACTCAAGGTCTATTAGACGTGCCCGGcgtacctgcaaacacaaagAAAAGTTAAGTTCTACACTCGCTCCGCTATACAATTCATACAAGTGtaaaaatataatcattgaggcatgtcaatGACTCAAAAGGTTGTTGACGAGTAGTATCGACTCACAAAACCCTCCAATAGGACTCTTTCCAATcctttgaggttgtgaccaaacatTTAAACTCAAAGCTTCGATCAACCCATCACGAACACACTTCTCAAaagctttctttagttgaggtGCCTACCCAATACCCTCAACTTGCATGCTCTTCTCCAACTAACCAAGAATTACGCCCGTCGCAATAGTATGAACCGCAAGTTGTAGTAACAGTCCTATCTCTCCTCAACTATGTCCAACCTCTACCATGTTTTCCAatagcttcaaaaatcaacaactcatgctaaagagatagatatacacatggattcttgttcttctcacAAATAGTCATAAACTTCCCCAAAATAACAACATCGCTAAAAAgctatccaaaacatcaaatcatgagtttagcatgcttaaacaataattatacatgttcTAATAAATATTACTCAATAATCTAAGCTCAATTAGATCTTGCTCACCCCAACTCAAGAGCTCAAACTGTTGTGatgcttccggcagccacctcacgagtccaAGTGGTCTCCAAGCcgctaaaatccttcaatgccgccaccaccaagaccTACCAGTCGCTGTTATGAGAGGGAAGACCAgtcccccaagctgaaatccgatCACATAATCGTAATTAGGGTGAGATTTAGtgaaaaaaaaggtcaaaagaaGGGTCTGCTGTTTGAGCAGGACCTCCCGTAGCTGCGAGGGAGGAGGCTAAAGtcaaatgggagaaaaagggcaCGAAAGGATGGGAGTGAGGCTGCACACGTGAgggagacagtgagagaggagaAACCCAGTGTTcgggtgagggagagagagactgcaTGAGCAGGAGAGGGGAAACGtggcaggagagagagaacgtgGGCAGAGAGGGCTCAaatagagaggagagacagatgGGGGGTGAGAAGGCGTGAGAGAGGCGGAAGAGGCAGATAGCATGAGAGAGTGAAGGCTGGGCAAGGGAGAGGTCGTGCGAGAGGGAAGAGGGTGTGGGCAGAGGGTTGAGAATGCAGcgaaggagggagaaggagaaagaagaggaaagaagaaagatgaaagcAAAGAGGATTCGAGAGGGCTTACCCGAGCGTCGCCCTCCACCTCTATCGTCGATGCCTGCTTCTCTGTCGCAAGAACGGTGAGAGATgagagaacgaagaagagggaggttCTGCAGTAAGGGAGAAGAGACggaaaggaagagagagccAACGTCGGGCTCCCCTTCACGCCTGGACTTTGGGTCCGGGTCCGGACTAGCTCCAATCcatgatcaaacaagtcttcaattttAAGAAGttgatacttattcttgatgatGACTTGATTTAATATGTGGTAATCTATACAAAAGTGCATCGTTCCATcattcttcttaacaaacaacatgGGTGCTTCCCAAGGTGACATGCTGGGTCGAATGAAGCCTTTATCTAAGGGCTTCTATAATTgattcttcaattcttttaacTCTAATGGTCTCATATTATATGGTgtcttagaaataggagttgtccctgATAACAACTCTATTTTGAATTCAACTTCTCGTGTTGAAGGCAAACTCGATAGCTCTTCAAGAAACACATCGAGGTTCTCACTCACAATAACAACATCCTTTAACTTCATCAGTTTAGTCTCACTGGCCATTACGTTGACCAAGAATGAAACACTCCCCTTTTCTAACAATTGTTTAGCCTTTagtgcagacaccattatcttatcagttcgactgccTTTTCGAGCATGGTCCATCGGCTACACCTCATGAGTCAACAACTGTAGTTGCTTGTATCTACAATCTATAATGGCATAATGCATATATAGTCAATCCATGGTTAGAATAACATCGAACCCATTGAGATTTATGATCACCAACTATGCAGGTATATAATGTTGATGAGTCTTTGCATCTACATCAGGTAGATACTGGCTACATAAATCTTGATTATGCATAGTGCTGCCCACTTTTAAAATATACGACATCATCCTAActgacacttctagtgaagtggcaaatcgactagatatgaAAGAATGAGTCACCCCtacatcaaacaacactctagcaatgtgagaaccaacaagtaatgTACCATTAATAAgatcgtgtgcctgaagctcctccatgGTAGCCGCATAGACACATCCAATCATCTATTCTGCACTAGAAGGACCAGCTTcgggcttcttcaactctttttgTCGCATTGTGGGACAATCTTTGATGAAATGTCTCATCTTTTCACAGTGTAAACACGCTCTGGTCTTCCGATAGCTTGGCTTCTTGGGGTGCACACATGAGCAAGTAGGCCACCTCGGTAGAGTCAGAGTAGTCATTGCCCCCTATGTGGTGCCACTGTGGGTAAGCTTGTTCCACCTGAATACTCTATCATCATGCTTCCCATAAAACTTTACTCTGCCTGCAAAGTTGTAGTGCTTGGCCTGCATCCACCcaccatgtgtgtgtgttggctTGTCTCCTTGTAATGGTCCTTTAGTATCCTTGCTCAATCCTCCTCCATGCGTCTAACCATGGTGACCGCCTCGTCTAAATCATGAGGCCAGCTGACATCACCTTGCTTCGCAGTTCGACACGCAGTTCATGTACAAACTTGTCTGCTCTGGTCTCATCTGTGGTATAGAGATATGGGAAATACACATTTAAGTGTCAATACTTAGTAACATATTCTTCCAAGCTCATATGGTTTTGTTGCAACCCAAGGAActcttgcattttttgtttctgatatGTGTTGGGAAGTAAGTGTTAAAGTACGAATCTCTAAATTGCTTCCATGAGATCCACTATTGTCCTGTGAACCGAATCTCTGGGTTGATTGCCACCATCGTTTCCTTTCAATAAATATGAGCTATAGTTTACTTTATCTCCTTCCGGCATCTTGAGAAACTCAAAATGCACTCTACCTCTTCAATCCACTCCTCTGCGGCTTCTAGGCTGGCATCTTCAGTAAAGACAAGCGGCTGCATCGACATAAACTACTTGAACAACACCGAAGTTGCCTTCTCCTTAGGTTGTGTAGTGGTGTCTCCTGTAGGAGATGCATGACTCCTTTGATTACTAACCATCAACTATACTAAGGAGGTCGGTGTCTACAAAATCGTTAGTAATATAGTCTGCTGATACAAGGGTGGAGTCTGCATTGGTGGTGCTTGGGCACCCACACTAGTCTGGGCGAATGGTTGCCCTGACGTACTATCATCCAATGGGTTATGTGCATTTGAATGGGCCGAACTTGGCTCTTTCTGTGCCTCTATAGCCGGCCCATCTTGCTTCTTACCCATATGTTGGTACTCCATCTGTACAATCATGAacctttattttcaaaacaaggtCTATGACAAGTCTTTTAAGTCAAATCACAAAGGTGCATCATCACAATCATCAAAACGTCAATCCATCGTATACTTATATGTCCCAGtgaaaatcaaaactacaataagaGCTCAATCAAGTAGCACGTACCTGGGCAACATGACTTCGCAGATATACTTTAGCTCACATCTATAGTGGGGTTTTTCCATAGCTCTAATAGCAAAACTGTCACATCCCAACCTTTTTAGccccaaataattttttttgttaaaacatcaaggtgcgacgacacaacgaTTCGAAAGAAGCTATGCATATCAAAAGACAATAGGGTAAACTTTTCATTATGTAGtaaatttcagttcatacaaaattacttCATATTCCTTAGTGATacacatgacaaaaatgtcccaaaacaacaacattgatgtctaacaaaataaaacatcCATGAGACCCAAAACATGACACATGGCATTACAATacactacaatagacccaaaagttctccagtaggatgtgagttgagccatctgatcaatATGTTGTTTCaagtccaccaaaacctgaaaaagtaaacaacaggaggcttagccttcgcagtattgcaacaaaccagataaatctCTAACCCTCTAAAGTAATGgctcaaatataaaatataacaaatatgaaaacaaaacacTATCATGTCATGATAGGAGCATGCAAtcacatgacttgtcatggAAGTCCCTCAAGTATACCACATCATGTAGAGACCGCTCAATGAACACAATTAACATATTTAatattcacattcacttcatgcatattcacttcaTTTACGTACACTTCATTCACGTACACTTCATTCACGTGCTTTTTATTTACAATAATTTCATTTGCATTAGTTTTAGTAAATTGACAGTTTCTGTTGTGCAAACATAGGCATGTGCACACCATGCATGACCTACAATCAAGAGACCGTGGTGGCTCGAAACGGTATGAATCAATTCACGCTGCAGTGATAGAGCACTCGTCgatggatgtgtgaatttcaaggagagTTGTTCAGCTTTTACTAGGAAACCTAGGTtgagaaggcgggagcccaatgctccaagcacttCACACAATGATATCCTAGGGCCTTGCACTGCTTGCGTTCTGAGCATGCAAGGCCAGTGGCGAGGGCGgtacatctcccaaacacattgccataaCTCACTACCTCTcatctattattttttattaacttATCATTATAAAAACACATTTATAAACAGACCAGCTAGCCCACAAGGTTAGTTAACTTCATGAGTGCACCCAAACCTCAAGTCACCTCCCTATGAGGGCTGCACACACAATAAATGCTCTTAGCTAGCCATCACAACTTTACGGTACATTTAcccttcaaattcattcaattacatcacGCCCACGGCAATGCATACCAAAAATATTACAATATTCACATAATTcaaacatatttattacatcaTACAAAACTTAGCCGAAGCATGGAGAGTAGTGTCGATCCATGATTGGCTCATTGCTgccctatgcaattatcattttaGAATGTTTTCTAATACACAACCAGGGTCAatgagatactcgactcgatactccACCtcacatgcaattgcgtagtaatttgaagaacaaaaccaatctcataatcattcaatcacatgcatcCATTCATTCAACACAATACAATCACATAATCCTTAAAGACATTCTAACtttggccccaggcagggatttgacTGGAATAAGCTATACTTGATGCGCATTGTCAAAATACCCAAATCACCTCAAGCTTCGAAtcttgttgctcaaggtctactcgatGTACccagtgtacctgcaaacataatcaaGTGATAAGTTTTCTACTCGCTTTactttacaatctatacaagtatGAAATATAATCATTGAGACATaagtcatcgcctcaagagggtgccaACAGGTATTATCGGCCTATAACACCTCCAATAGGTTTCTTCCCAACTCcttgaggt
Protein-coding regions in this window:
- the LOC116252568 gene encoding uncharacterized protein LOC116252568, with the translated sequence MSSRPRDLDEAVTMARHMKEDWARTQKDHQKKTTQHTQGGRMPVKHHHFVGRARPYERRDDRTFRRSRPNRSDVIQGAVTTLTLPKCPTCSRVHPRKPCCRITGACLHYGGMRHFIKDCPIMAGKESKKQEARSSNAQRTIRRVYATTVEELQAHDLIEGTLLVGSHIARVLFDAGATHSFISSRFASSLEVSARMMPYVLKVASPMHAQESCTEYQPDVDVEIHQHHLSAQLVIISLTGFDDILGMDYMRIMPT